CCCGGAATTTGTCGTGCCTCCAGGGCGTTTGGGCGACGATCCGGTCGGGAGACCAGAAGCCCCCGATGGCACCGAGAAAGGCCATTTGGGGGGTTCCCAACAATCCTGTGGCGAAAGCCCAGTGGGCAGCGCGCACCCAGGGGCGGTAACGTGCGTTCTCAAAAACTCCAAGGACCAAGCCTTTTTGTCGGGCACTTTCGACCATCCGGGCCGCAGCACGCACAGAGATGGCCAGGGGCTTTTGCGTCAATAAGTGCAAGCCGTGCTCCAGTGCAGCTAACCCCACGAGATGATGGAGATGGACCGGGGTGATATCCAGCACGGCATCCGCTACCTGATCGGCGAACAGGTGCCGGTAGTCGGTGTAGATCCGCACAGGAACATCATCCTGGAAATCCTCCAGACAGGTAGGGGGCGCTGCCAAGGGATCGCCGCTATCAGGGGGTAACACAGGGGGGCGAGGCAGCACACCAGGAGTCCGCCTGACAAAGGTCTGGGCCTGTTCCTCGTGGGGAGCGGCCAAGGCGGTGATGCGAAAGCCGTGAAAACCCCGCTGCCTCAGTTGCCAAAACCCGCGCAGATGGGCGTTGAGAATACGGCCACAACCGACGATTGCTACACGGATGATGTCCATCAGTCCGTCCTTCGCGACGGTGGAGGGAGAGCTTATCCATCTAGGGAAGCGGTAGGAGGATCTGCCGGCCGGTACGCCAGGAACGCAGGCCGGCTTCTAGAATTTCCTGGACATCACGGCCAATGCTACTGCGACACAAGGGGAGAAAGTCGCTACCACTTTCCACAGCGTGTACAAAGTGGAGAGTAGCGTTGCTGGTGGGATCAGGCGGAGGGGGGACATCCAAGGGGTATCCTTGGGGGTGTGCCGCATTGGCGAGCAGGAGTCGCCCGCCCCGCCGAGGTTCGATCAAGAGGGTGCCTTGGGTCCCGTAGATTACCGCCACACCACTAGTGAGTTGGCCCACTTGTGTCCAAGAGGCTTCTGCCAGTGCCAGCGCGTGGGGATAACTCAAGAGCAGGACGGCGTTGTCCTCGACCGCCAAGTCCGGCTGGCCGAGGCGTCCAGCCACGGCTGTGACTCCGTGGGGCATCCCCAATACCACCCGGGCTAGTAACGCGCCGTAGCAGCCATAGTCCATTAAAGCGCCGCCTCCGTTCCGCTGGGGGTCGAACAACCAGTCGCAGAAAAACGAGGAACACCCCATTGCTTTCGGCCCGGCGTGCGCCGCCCGATACTTGACTTGCCAGACGTTGCCCACCACTCCATCTTGGATCAGTTGCAAAGCATACTGCAATTGCGGCCACCACGCAAAGGGCCAATTGACCATCAAGCGGACACCTGAGCGGTGGACGGCCTCGAGCATGCGATTGGCTCCCGCCAGATCGGCGGCCATCGGTTTTTCGACTAAGATGTGCCACCCTCGTTCGGCAGCTTTGACGGCCAACTCGGCGCCGGTAGAGTTATCACTATAGATGTATACGGCATCCAGGGTTTCCCGCTCGAACACGGAGTCGTAATCCTTGTAGGTCGTGCAGGAAACCTCTTGCCGGAGGCGGGCTAATAACTCCTCGTGCGGGTCCGCTGCTGCTACCAGAACCACCCGTCCACTGGCCTGCACCTCACGCAGTACGCTCCAAACATGATCGTGCGTCAGCCCTAATACCCCGAGACGGTACAGTCGGCTCACGGCTGGCTCTCCACACAATTGCTACCCTTGCCTCGGTCGCCCTCCCCCCTCCCAACCATTGATACAGCCCCGCCTATGGCATCGACCGCCCTTCGATTTCCTCCCCCAATGGTCTACTTATCCCTTGTGAGAAAGTTGCTCTCTTCCTCCCCCATCGCGATCACCCGTATCAAACGCATCAGCTTCCGTTGGACCAAGTCCCAGGTATGCCTGTCACAACAGGCTCGCACCTGGACTTCCGAGTGGGCTGGGTTCCCCGCTACGGGAAGAAAACACAGGTACTCCAGTCGAACCTGCAGCGAGGATAGCACTTGAGAAATGTCACTCACAACGCCCGCTTCATTGACGACTACCATCCGGAGGTGGTAGGTTCTGCTTGTCTTCTCAGAGGCTTCATGAGCAGGCGTCAGTGTCAGCGGCTGATGAGGTCCGCCTTCCTCCGGCCATTTCCCGTGGGATAACATAAGCTCACCTAGCTCAACATACTGGGGGATTCCAATAACTGCCAACCGGCAAGCGTGCGTCCCGCTTCTTGTGTTCACGGGATGCTCAGCCATTGCTGGCCATTGCTGACGTGGACTCGGCCTCGCAGAGCCACGTTGCCCATTTGGACTTCTTCTGGCTTACCTCCCTGTCGGTCATCGAAAACCACTGTCACCGCTCCTTCCGAACAGACCACCCGGTACGCGGTCACTCCTGCCGGCAACTCCATCTTTAGGGGTTGAACCGGTTTCGGCTTGCCTTCTTCCCCGATGAGTGACAGCACCATGTCGAACGTCACGGTGCCGCTAGCTTCCTGGCTCCACACCGCGTAAGGTGCTTCCGTCACCGGCGCCGGCAGATCGCCATATTGGAGGGGGAACCAGAATCCAGACTGCGGAGCGTAGGACCGGTCATGATGCAGACCGCTGCGCAGAACGGGTCCGCTCAGAGCGGAGGACATCTGAGCCGGGCGGCAGTCGAATTGGACTGCGCCTGGCAGGCGCGTCTGCAAAGCTTGGCTTTCGGCGAGCACCTGGGGCTTTTGCGGGGTCAAATGCAACAGCCAGTCGTAACGGCGTTTCTGTTCGCAGCGGAGCACATCATGCACCCACACGGTATGGGGTTTGATGAACACGACGAACCTTTCGCAACTCACCGGAGGTTGGAGCTTCTTAAAGCCATCGGTGGCCGCCCAGGCCAGGTCGGCGAAAGAACCGCTGCGGAAAGCCATCAAGCGGGGATGGGACAGGCGTTGATAGCTCCACGGCCCGCTGGGTTCGGAGTCGCCTAGGCCATCCACAAGAACGGTATTGTGGGCGTCGGCCCGTTTGAAGTATTTCCACTGCGAGGGGTCGTCGTAGTTGGCCATTTGCGGGTCGCAAGCAAGTGGCTGGCCGCCTGCATGGATGACAAGGTTCGGTTTGCCGCAGTGCCAGTGTCCAGAATGTCGACCGCTAGCGTCCAAGATGACCAGCAGGGCGTCCTTATGCCAACCGTCGCGCATCGAGGCGATCCCTGCATGGGGAAATGCCCGGCTCGCGGGAGGCCACGTTTCTCTGGGAGATTCTCCTGTAATTGCCAGCAGGTCCGGCCGACGCAAAACCGCAGCGGCCCGACGGAGCAGCGCGACATCGGAAGTGTGCCAACCGTCGTTGATCGGTACATGCCGGCCGCTGCCATCGCACATGTACAACAAAAAATCCGCACTGCGCTGCAAGTGTTCTTCCAACCATCGCATCTCTAGCGCTGTCGCGCCGTTGGCTCTCAGAACCTCGTAGGCATCGAGAAAAACGAAGAAGACCTTGGCGTGATAATGGGGGCTGTTTTCTATTTGCACGCCATCTTTGTGGAAGTCGGTCTGGGCATGCCTGCGGAGGATGTAAAGGCCCAGTTCTTTCCACTGACTGGAGCCTTTCATTTCCGGCAGCAAAACGCCGCCGGCCAGGAGGGTCATGCCGTGGATATTCTGATGATTGTGGGGCTTATAGCCGAACCGGGCATATTGGCTTATCAGGAAATCCAGGGATTGATGAATGGAGATTAGCAAGGCGAGGTGGAATTCGGGCGTTGCTTCTTTCCAGTCGAGGCTGGCGAAAAAGATACTGAGCAGCATCCGCCCGCGTAAAGCCACTTCGATCTCTTGCCAGGCAAAACCGGTCTTATGCCCATCCCACCAACCGCTGACAGGCAACTCCGGCGGCGGACAATCGCGGTACCAGTCCATGAAGGTCTCCACGACCTTCCGCCGCAGTTCGCTGGAATCGGACCGATTCGCTGCGGCTGTCCAACCCGCCAGGTTGATCAAGCGATTGCGGATCTCAAAGCTTTCATACTGCTCTTTCGGGGGATTATTGTTATTGCGCCAATTGATGCGACCGTCCTTGCCATAACGCTGGAGGAACTCCGCGGCATCCTGCTTCCAGTAGTCCACAAATGCGGCGTCGGTGCTTTCACGCCAATGCCGGACCTGCGGGTCTTGTCGTGCAGAACGCTTCCGGAAGTAGTCGAGCAAAGCCAGAGCGGCTTGCTGAATCTCGCCTGCCGCTACCTTTTGGCGGACTGAATCCAATGCCGAATGTTTCAGGTCCAGAGCTTGACGGAGAAGTTCCTCGACAGATCGAATGTGCCGCTGGGGTGGAACCAGTTTCGGCGGCTTGGCGATGTCGCCCTCTCCGCTGGCTCCCAGCAGGGCACAAAGCAGCACCAGCCCCACGCCGCCAAGGCCTTTGTGGAGAGCGCTGCGGTTATTACTTCTTCGCATTGCAGTCGTCATAAATCTTCCCATTACGGCTGCCATTGCCTGGATCGGTCCGGGCTTGGGGTCAACCAAGTCCTTGCTCTATTTTTCGTCGTTGAAAGCAAAAACATCGCGTAGAGTAGCAGTGTGGCGATGGCAGACAATCCTCTCAGGGAACAGGTATCCTTTACTCTGCCAAGACGAGGCAGTGGATGGTGAATTTCCCCGGCCCGGCGTGGCGGCTGTAGACCAGTAGGCTGCGGCCATCCCCGGTGGAAGCCAGAGCGGGCTGCCGCTCGAACACCCCCTGTTTTGACACCACGATGACACCCGTGGTCGCTCGGCTCCGCAACTGGGCGATTTTCGCCGACAATTCTTCAGGGTTCTTCCCGTCGAACGGCACGCTGCCGTAATCTAGGGGTTGGCCGGTCACTGGATTCATCAGGCTCGCCGCCACGTCGAACTCCACCGCCACGCCTCCTTTTGCTCTCCAGCGTGTATGGCATGTTCGCTAATCACGAGCAGATTTTTTTCCGTGAAACCGAAAGGCTGGCTTCGGCTACTTTTTGTAGTCCTTGCCGTCGAAGCTATCGCGGACTGAGCGTTGCCAAGCCTCCAAGTCGCGGCGCATCTTGGCGACCTGCTCGGGATAGCGGTCGGCCACGTTGGTCCTTTCGGCTGGGTCGTCCTCAAGGTGATACAGCACCAGCTCCCCCTGGCCCTTCTTGGTGTAGACGCCTGGTGGGTTGACCATCAGCTTGAACGGCCAGTCAATCCACACGGCCCAGGTGTCCTTGATGAAGTCGCTTTGCGCAAGGTCCTTCACAGTTGGCTTGGGGGCAAGGAAGCCCATGGGCGTTGGGCGTTTCTTCATTTTGCCCTCCAAGGCCGGGAACAGACTGATGCCGTCGAGGGGATACGGGGCCATGTCGCTGCTGCCAACCGCCTCAAGTAAGGTGGGCAGCATGTCCTGGTGGAAGCACGGGAAGGTACAGCGGATCGGCTCCTGGAATCGGCCCGGCCATTCCAGGCAAGCGACCGTGCGAACGCCGATATGCAGCTTGCCTTTGCCCGAAGGGTCCATCGACAGCGGTGTGATGCCGCCGTTGTCGCTTGTAAACCAGATGATGGTGTTGTCTGCGATGCCAAGCCGGCGCAATTCCGCTCGGAGATTGCCGACAGCGGCATCGATGCCGCTGATCTCGGCCAGGAAGTGGGCGTATTTGCCCTGGTCGGCGTAGAGCTTGAGGAACTCCTCGGCACCGACGTGGGGAGCGTGCGGGGAGCCGAAACAGACGTAGGCGAAGAACGGCTTCTTCAGGGCAGCCTGTTTGCGGATGAACTCGAGGGCCAGGTTCATCGTGAACACGGAGCTATCTCCCTCGATTTTGATTCTTTCCGGCTTTTTGTTGTTGTCGTAGACGACAAACGTGCCGCCGATATTGAAGTGGTCGGGCGAGAAATACGACACGTCGAAGCCCTCACGGATAGGATTCCCGCCCAGGTGCCACTTGCCGAAATGGGCGGTCGCGTAACCGAGCTTGTTGAGAAGCTCGGCGATGGTAACCTCTTGCGGGCGCATGGCCCCAAGGCGGGCCAGGCCGGTGCGGAAGGGGTTGCG
This Thermogemmata fonticola DNA region includes the following protein-coding sequences:
- a CDS encoding Gfo/Idh/MocA family protein produces the protein MDIIRVAIVGCGRILNAHLRGFWQLRQRGFHGFRITALAAPHEEQAQTFVRRTPGVLPRPPVLPPDSGDPLAAPPTCLEDFQDDVPVRIYTDYRHLFADQVADAVLDITPVHLHHLVGLAALEHGLHLLTQKPLAISVRAAARMVESARQKGLVLGVFENARYRPWVRAAHWAFATGLLGTPQMAFLGAIGGFWSPDRIVAQTPWRHDKFRAGGGASLDIGVHHMDILRYVIGEIDTVYAVTRQWEAERFWRDDAGQITLRTTATVEDTYFATLTFRNGALAQLLWSWGGHGEPLRLSSWPAFFGSRGCIQADQLVLDDGQRGSLLETYFRQADPLQRDRCFPLGLQDSFALAQWDWLQAIATGSLGPETSGEEGLYDLAAACAILESATLGRPVTLLEVLRGHVEAYQREINHVLSID
- a CDS encoding Gfo/Idh/MocA family protein, which codes for MSRLYRLGVLGLTHDHVWSVLREVQASGRVVLVAAADPHEELLARLRQEVSCTTYKDYDSVFERETLDAVYIYSDNSTGAELAVKAAERGWHILVEKPMAADLAGANRMLEAVHRSGVRLMVNWPFAWWPQLQYALQLIQDGVVGNVWQVKYRAAHAGPKAMGCSSFFCDWLFDPQRNGGGALMDYGCYGALLARVVLGMPHGVTAVAGRLGQPDLAVEDNAVLLLSYPHALALAEASWTQVGQLTSGVAVIYGTQGTLLIEPRRGGRLLLANAAHPQGYPLDVPPPPDPTSNATLHFVHAVESGSDFLPLCRSSIGRDVQEILEAGLRSWRTGRQILLPLP
- a CDS encoding alginate lyase family protein; its protein translation is MTTAMRRSNNRSALHKGLGGVGLVLLCALLGASGEGDIAKPPKLVPPQRHIRSVEELLRQALDLKHSALDSVRQKVAAGEIQQAALALLDYFRKRSARQDPQVRHWRESTDAAFVDYWKQDAAEFLQRYGKDGRINWRNNNNPPKEQYESFEIRNRLINLAGWTAAANRSDSSELRRKVVETFMDWYRDCPPPELPVSGWWDGHKTGFAWQEIEVALRGRMLLSIFFASLDWKEATPEFHLALLISIHQSLDFLISQYARFGYKPHNHQNIHGMTLLAGGVLLPEMKGSSQWKELGLYILRRHAQTDFHKDGVQIENSPHYHAKVFFVFLDAYEVLRANGATALEMRWLEEHLQRSADFLLYMCDGSGRHVPINDGWHTSDVALLRRAAAVLRRPDLLAITGESPRETWPPASRAFPHAGIASMRDGWHKDALLVILDASGRHSGHWHCGKPNLVIHAGGQPLACDPQMANYDDPSQWKYFKRADAHNTVLVDGLGDSEPSGPWSYQRLSHPRLMAFRSGSFADLAWAATDGFKKLQPPVSCERFVVFIKPHTVWVHDVLRCEQKRRYDWLLHLTPQKPQVLAESQALQTRLPGAVQFDCRPAQMSSALSGPVLRSGLHHDRSYAPQSGFWFPLQYGDLPAPVTEAPYAVWSQEASGTVTFDMVLSLIGEEGKPKPVQPLKMELPAGVTAYRVVCSEGAVTVVFDDRQGGKPEEVQMGNVALRGRVHVSNGQQWLSIP
- a CDS encoding sulfatase family protein translates to MIYRCLLAVTAIVFAPQFALAGDAKRPNIVIVVADDMGWGDTGYSGNKIVKTPHLDSLVKTGVRFDNFYSAQQMCSPGRFAILTGRNPFRTGLARLGAMRPQEVTIAELLNKLGYATAHFGKWHLGGNPIREGFDVSYFSPDHFNIGGTFVVYDNNKKPERIKIEGDSSVFTMNLALEFIRKQAALKKPFFAYVCFGSPHAPHVGAEEFLKLYADQGKYAHFLAEISGIDAAVGNLRAELRRLGIADNTIIWFTSDNGGITPLSMDPSGKGKLHIGVRTVACLEWPGRFQEPIRCTFPCFHQDMLPTLLEAVGSSDMAPYPLDGISLFPALEGKMKKRPTPMGFLAPKPTVKDLAQSDFIKDTWAVWIDWPFKLMVNPPGVYTKKGQGELVLYHLEDDPAERTNVADRYPEQVAKMRRDLEAWQRSVRDSFDGKDYKK